From one Solanum lycopersicum chromosome 12, SLM_r2.1 genomic stretch:
- the LOC101262703 gene encoding probable serine/threonine-protein kinase At1g01540 — MSAFLNDEMSKKTSIFGLHLWVVVGICVGAAIVIVLFLISLWYTSKRNSSNPQIKNISAEIKEIRIDPSRTLPENPNSVLVADPLPEPEKETTQNSGGYQRIQIEMGKEHMVKPDRVGSGGGSGHGSGEVRSGEQGGLTAPEVSHLGWGHWYTLRELEVATNFFAHENVIGEGGYGIVYRGVMEDNSYVAVKNLLNNRGQAEREFKVEVEAIGRVRHKNLVRLLGYCAEGAHRMLVYEYVDNGNLEQWLHGDVGPYSPLTWEIRMNIILGTAKGLTYLHEGLEPKVVHRDIKSSNILIDKQWNSKVSDFGLAKLLGSERSYITTRVMGTFGYVAPEYASTGMLNDRSDVYSFGILLMEIISGRNPVDYSRAPGEVNLVDWLKTMVSNRNSEGVLDPKMREKPSSRALKRALLVALRCVDPNAQKRPKMGHVIHMLEVDDFPFRDERRTVRENGRSHHDEMKEKVMDKRIAETGDSSGFETTVETNRSLLPKKEIDDDE, encoded by the exons atgtcagcATTTTTGAATGATGAGATGTcgaagaaaacatcaatttttggTTTACACTTGTGGGTTGTTGTTGGAATTTGTGTTGGAGCAGCAATTGTAATTGTTCTCTTCTTAATCTCACTTTGGTATACTTCTAAGCGGAATTCGAGTAACCCCCAAATCAAAAACATATCTGCGGAGATCAAAGAGATCCGAATTGACCCATCTCGGACTCTACCGGAAAACCCCAATTCGGTTTTGGTAGCAGACCCGTTACCGGAACCTGAAAAAGAAACGACCCAGAACTCAGGTGGGTATCAAAGAATTCAAATTGAGATGGGGAAGGAACATATGGTTAAGCCTGATCGGGTCGGATCGGGTGGTGGGTCGGGTCATGGTAGTGGGGAGGTGCGTTCGGGTGAACAAGGTGGACTTACTGCACCTGAGGTTTCACATTTAGGATGGGGTCATTGGTATACTCTGAGGGAGCTTGAAGTTGCTACTAATTTTTTTGCTCATGAGAATGTTATTGGTGAGGGTGGCTATGGCATTGTTTACCGCGGAGTTATGGAAGATAATAGTTATGTTGCTGTTAAGAATTTGCTTAACAACAG GGGACAGGCAGAGAGGGAATTTAAGGTTGAAGTAGAAGCAATTGGTCGAGTTCGGCACAAGAATTTAGTGAGGCTACTTGGTTACTGTGCTGAGGGAGCTCACAG GATGCTTGTGTATGAGTATGTGGACAATGGGAACTTAGAGCAGTGGCTCCATGGAGATGTAGGGCCATACAGTCCTCTTACATGGGAGATTCGGATGAATATTATCCTTGGAACAGCAAAAGG GTTGACCTATCTGCATGAGGGCCTCGAACCCAAAGTTGTTCACCGTGACATCAAGTCGAGCAATATTTTGATTGATAAGCAGTGGAATTCGAAAGTATCTGACTTTGGTTTAGCTAAGCTTTTGGGCTCAGAGAGGAGTTATATAACTACCCGGGTTATGGGAACGTTTGG TTATGTTGCTCCAGAATATGCTAGCACTGGCATGTTGAATGATAGAAGTGATGTTTATAGTTTTGGAATTCTTCTAATGGAGATTATTTCTGGAAGGAATCCTGTGGATTATAGCCGTGCTCCTGGAGAG GTCAATCTGGTTGATTGGCTTAAGACGATGGTTTCTAACCGTAATTCCGAGGGTGTTTTGGATCCTAAGATGCGGGAAAAGCCTTCTTCAAGAGCATTGAAACGTGCCCTTTTGGTAGCATTGCGCTGTGTAGACCCCAATGCTCAGAAGAGGCCAAAGATGGGGCATGTTATACACATGCTTGAGGTTGATGATTTTCCCTTCCGTGAT GAGCGAAGAACTGTAAGAGAAAATGGTCGTTCACATCATGATGAAATGAAAGAGAAGGTAATGGATAAGCGCATAGCTGAGACAGGTGATAGCAGTGGATTTGAAACTACTGTTGAAACCAACCGATCTTTGTTGCCTAAGAAAGAAATCGACGATGATGAGTAG
- the PHYT1 gene encoding subtilisin-like protease SBT3 — protein MIENTLYISKTKNYIIPTSISFLQKNMANYIALWLCFLAILFPFSMSKLETYIIHMDLSAMPIAFSSHHSWYLSTLASISDSSNHGSLVYAYTNAIHGFSARLSLSELQVIKRCQGYLSSTKDMTVKIDTTHTSQFLGLSSNSGAWPKSDYGRDVIIGLVDTGVWPESKSYNDNGMNDVPSRWKGECESGTQFNSSMCNKKLIGARYFNKGLIASNPNITIEMNSARDTEGHGTHTSTTAAGSRVESASYFGYATGVAAGMAPKAHVAMYKALWDEGSMLSDILAAIDQAIEDGVDVISLSLGIDGRQLYDDPIAIAAFAAMEKGIFVSTSAGNEGPDNESLHNGTPWVLTMAAGTVDRDFLGTLTLGNGVSVTGLSLYPGNSSSSDSSIVFLNSCLEDKEVKKNAYKIAVCYDANGSISDQVYNIRNSNVSGGVFITNTTDLEFYLQSEFPAIFLNFQDGDIVLKYIKSSHSPKARLEFQATRLGAKPAPKVASYSSRGPSGSCPSILKPDLMAPGALILASWPQKLSVAQINSRDLFSYFNIISGTSMSCPHAAGVAALLKGVHPKWSPAAIRSAMMTTADSLDNTQGPIRDIGRDNNAATPLAMGAGHINPNKALDPGLIYDATPEDYVNLLCGLDFTSKQIKSITRSSSYSCSKPSLDLNYPSFIGYFNFNSSKSDPKRIQVFNRTVTNLGDGQSTYTAKLTPMGEYTVSVTPDKLVFKEKYEKQSYKLRIEGPLLVDNYLVYGSLSWVETSGKYVVKSPIVATTIRVEPL, from the coding sequence atgattgAGAATACTCTATATATAAGTAAAACCAAGAACTATATAATCCCAACTTCtatttcatttcttcaaaaaaatatggCTAACTATATTGCCTTATGGTTGTGTTTCCTTGCTATTTTATTTCCATTTAGTATGTCTAAGTTAGAAACTTATATCATCCATATGGATTTGTCAGCCATGCCAATAGCCTTTTCTAGTCATCATAGTTGGTATTTGTCTACTCTTGCTTCAATATCAGATAGCTCAAATCATGGTTCCCTTGTATATGCTTACACTAATGCTATTCATGGTTTTAGTGCAAGACTTAGTCTTTCTGAGCTACAAGTTATCAAGAGGTGTCAAGGTTATCTTTCTTCAACTAAGGATATGACAGTTAAAATCGATACGACTCATACGTCACAATTCCTTGGTTTGAGTTCAAATTCTGGTGCATGGCCTAAGTCAGATTATGGTAGAGATGTTATAATTGGTTTGGTTGATACAGGGGTGTGGCCAGAGAGTAAAAGTTATAATGATAATGGGATGAATGATGTTCCATCAAGATGGAAAGGTGAATGTGAAAGTGGAACTCAGTTTAATTCCTCTATGTGTAACAAGAAGCTCATTGGTGCGCGCTACTTCAACAAAGGACTAATCGCTAGCAATCCGAATATTACCATTGAGATGAATTCAGCACGTGATACGGAGGGGCATGGAACTCATACGTCTACTACAGCTGCAGGAAGTCGTGTTGAGTCTGCGTCTTATTTTGGATATGCTACTGGTGTTGCTGCAGGGATGGCACCAAAGGCTCATGTGGCAATGTATAAGGCTTTGTGGGATGAAGGTTCTATGTTATCTGATATTCTGGCTGCAATTGATCAGGCAATTGAGGATGGAGTGGATGTAATATCGTTGTCGTTAGGCATAGATGGTCGTCAGCTGTATGATGATCCGATAGCTATAGCTGCATTTGCTGCGATGGAGAAAGGTATATTTGTTTCCACTTCAGCAGGAAATGAAGGGCCTGATAATGAGAGTTTGCATAATGGAACACCTTGGGTTCTCACTATGGCTGCTGGCACAGTCGACCGCGATTTCCTTGGGACACTAACTCTAGGCAATGGAGTTTCTGTCACAGGTTTATCCCTATACCCCGGGAATTCAAGTTCAAGCGACAGCTCCATCGTTTTCCTCAACTCATGCCTAGAGGATAAGGAAGTGAAGAAAAATGCATACAAAATCGCTGTCTGCTATGACGCGAATGGATCAATAAGTGATCAAGTGTACAATATAAGAAATTCAAACGTTTCGGGTGGTGTCTTCATAACAAACACTACTGACTTGGAATTCTACCTCCAAAGTGAATTTCCAGCTATATTTTTGAACTTTCAAGATGGTGATATAGTTTTGAAGTACATCAAGAGTAGTCATTCGCCTAAAGCAAGACTCGAATTTCAAGCGACTCGTCTTGGTGCTAAACCAGCACCAAAAGTTGCTAGCTACAGCTCAAGGGGACCATCAGGAAGCTGTCCTTCTATTCTCAAACCTGACCTCATGGCTCCGGGCGCCTTGATATTAGCATCATGGCCTCAAAAATTATCAGTAGCTCAAATCAACTCTCGAGACCTATTCAGTTACTTCAATATTATATCTGGTACATCGATGTCTTGTCCTCATGCTGCTGGTGTAGCAGCACTTCTGAAAGGGGTACACCCCAAATGGAGCCCTGCTGCCATCCGCTCGGCCATGATGACCACAGCCGATTCATTAGACAACACACAAGGCCCCATCCGAGACATCGGTAGAGACAACAATGCTGCTACTCCCCTAGCCATGGGAGCTGGCCATATCAATCCAAATAAGGCACTGGACCCCGGACTTATCTACGATGCTACACCAGAAGACTACGTAAATCTCCTCTGTGGTCTAGATTTCACATCCAAACAGATAAAATCCATCACAAGATCCTCCTCTTACTCATGTTCCAAACCTTCATTAGACTTAAACTATCCATCTTTCATTGGATATTTCAACTTCAACAGCAGCAAGTCTGATCCGAAACGGATACAAGTATTCAACAGGACAGTGACTAATCTTGGAGATGGTCAGTCAACATACACAGCAAAATTGACCCCAATGGGTGAATATACAGTTAGTGTTACACCTGACAAGTTGGTTTTCAAAGAGAAGTATGAAAAACAAAGCTACAAGCTTAGGATAGAAGGTCCATTGTTAGTAGATAATTATCTTGTTTATGGTTCATTGAGTTGGGTTGAAACTAGCGGTAAATACGTTGTAAAAAGTCCTATTGTTGCCACTACCATAAGAGTGGAACCTCTGTAA